A window of the Sneathiella sp. P13V-1 genome harbors these coding sequences:
- the rplL gene encoding 50S ribosomal protein L7/L12 — translation MADLEKIAEDLSALTVLEAAELAKLLEDKWGVSAAAPVAVAAVGGAAGGDAGAAAEKDEFDVILASAGDKKINVIKEVRAITGLGLKEAKELVEGAPKPVKEGASKDEAEKLKEQLEGAGATVELK, via the coding sequence ATGGCTGATCTCGAAAAGATTGCCGAAGATCTTTCAGCACTTACAGTGTTGGAAGCTGCAGAACTCGCAAAACTGCTTGAAGACAAATGGGGCGTATCCGCTGCTGCTCCAGTTGCAGTAGCTGCTGTTGGTGGCGCTGCAGGTGGTGACGCTGGCGCCGCTGCTGAAAAAGACGAATTTGATGTTATCCTGGCTTCTGCTGGCGATAAGAAAATCAACGTCATTAAAGAAGTTCGCGCTATCACAGGCTTGGGTCTGAAAGAAGCTAAAGAACTGGTTGAAGGTGCTCCTAAGCCAGTTAAAGAAGGTGCTTCTAAAGACGAAGCTGAGAAGCTTAAAGAACAGCTCGAAGGTGCCGGTGCTACAGTTGAGCTGAAATAA
- the rpsG gene encoding 30S ribosomal protein S7: MSRRHAAEKREVLPDAKFGDIVLTKFMNSLMLDGKKSVAERIVYGAFDIVEKKTGNQPLEVFHEALDKIKPDLEVRSRRVGGATYQVPVEVRSDRAQALAIRWLINSARSRSELTMMERLSGEILDASNERGGAVKKREDTHKMAEANRAFAHYRW; this comes from the coding sequence ATGTCACGTCGTCACGCTGCTGAAAAGCGAGAAGTGTTGCCTGATGCAAAGTTCGGGGACATCGTTCTGACTAAGTTCATGAACTCCCTGATGCTCGATGGTAAGAAATCTGTTGCAGAGCGTATCGTTTACGGTGCCTTTGATATTGTTGAGAAGAAAACTGGCAATCAGCCTCTGGAAGTTTTTCACGAAGCTTTGGATAAAATTAAGCCAGACCTGGAGGTTCGTTCCCGCCGTGTGGGTGGTGCAACGTACCAGGTGCCGGTTGAGGTTCGTTCTGATCGCGCGCAGGCCCTGGCTATTCGCTGGTTGATCAATAGCGCTCGCTCCCGCTCTGAGCTCACAATGATGGAACGTCTCTCAGGTGAAATCCTGGATGCGTCCAACGAACGTGGTGGTGCCGTTAAGAAACGGGAAGACACTCACAAGATGGCTGAAGCCAACCGCGCTTTTGCTCATTACCGCTGGTAA
- the rpsL gene encoding 30S ribosomal protein S12, with protein sequence MPTINQLIRKPRKMPVTRNKVPAMEACPQKRGVCTRVYTTTPKKPNSALRKVARVRLTNGFEVTSYIPGEGHNLQEHSVVLIRGGRVKDLPGVRYHIVRGALDTQGLNDRRQRRSKYGAKKPK encoded by the coding sequence ATGCCTACTATTAATCAGCTGATTAGAAAACCGCGTAAAATGCCGGTTACGCGTAACAAAGTGCCCGCTATGGAAGCGTGCCCACAGAAGCGTGGTGTTTGCACACGCGTTTACACAACTACGCCGAAGAAACCAAACTCCGCGCTCCGTAAAGTTGCTCGTGTACGTTTGACTAACGGCTTTGAAGTTACAAGCTACATTCCTGGTGAAGGTCACAACCTACAGGAACACTCTGTTGTTTTGATTCGTGGCGGTCGTGTTAAAGACTTGCCGGGTGTCCGCTACCACATCGTTCGTGGTGCTCTTGACACCCAGGGTCTTAATGATCGTCGCCAGCGCCGCTCCAAGTACGGCGCGAAGAAGCCTAAATAA
- the rpoB gene encoding DNA-directed RNA polymerase subunit beta — MLQSFTGRKRVRKDFGRITAATEMPNLIEVQKTSYDAFLMQDVATDERGDEGLQAVFKSVFPIKDFADTASLEFVSYEFEPPKYDEEECQQRSMTFAAPLKATLRLIVFEVDPDTEAKSVLDIKEQSVYMGDMPLMTDKGTFIINGTERVIVSQMHRSPGVFFDHDKGKTHSSGKLLFAARVIPYRGSWLDFEFDAKDVVHVRIDRRRKMPVTTLLQALDMTHEDILNFFYNRVNYKLDKKGWRTPFNVDRVRGSRLLRDLVDAKTEKVVAEAGTKISPRLGKKLVDGGLEEILVSHHDLIGRFAAEDMINPESGEIFVEAGDELTEQLIDQLEAAGFDEISTLDIDNVNVGPYIRNTLALDKASSREQALIDIYRVMRPGEPPTEETASALFEGLFFDPERYDLSAVGRVKMNMRLDLDVEDTVRVLRKDDILEVVKTLVRLKDGHGETDDIDNLGNRRVRSVGELMENQYRIGLLRMERAIRERMSSVEIDTVMPQDLINAKPAAAAVREFFGSSQLSQFMDQTNPLSEITHKRRLSALGPGGLTRERAGFEVRDVHPTHYGRICPIETPEGPNIGLINSLATFARVNKYGFIESPYQKVDNGKLTGEVKYLSAMEESKHTISQANAALDDKGSFTEDFVRCRSQGEYVVAKPDDVTYIDVSPKQLVSVGASLIPFLENDDANRALMGSNMQRQAVPLLKAEAPFVGTGMEERVARDSGVATVAKRGGIVDQVDATRIVIRADEGDLSKSGVDIYNLLKFQRSNQNTCINQRPLVKVGDRIEAGDIICDGPSTDLGELALGRNVLVAFMPWNGYNFEDSILISERIVKDDVFTSIHIEEFEVAARDTKLGPEEITRDIPNVGEDALGNLDEAGIVYVGAEIQPGDILVGKITPKGESPMTPEEKLLRAIFGEKASDVRDTSLRLPPGVAGTVVEVRVFNRHGVEKDERALAIERDEIEHLAKDRDDESAILERTIYDRLKNLLVGQKVVSGPSEFSAGEVIDSAKLLELHRGVWWQLSVEDDTMMLNIEALKRQYDEAIGRLSARFNNKVDKLQRGDELPPGVMKMVKVFVAVKRKLQPGDKMAGRHGNKGVISRILPEEDMPYLEDGKPVDIVLNPLGVPSRMNVGQILETHLGWASHGIGVQINEMMNKLNRGEDELDALKAKLREVYGDEEYEEKMSDMDRDQLMELGDNLRNGVTFATPVFDGAKEEDINRLLEVGGLDTSGQVTLIDGRTGEPFDRKVTVGYIYMLKLHHLVDDKIHARSIGPYSLVTQQPLGGKAQFGGQRFGEMEVWALQAYGAAYTLQEMLTVKSDDVAGRTKVYEAIVRGDDAFEAGIPESFNVLVKEMRSLCLNVELSQIGY; from the coding sequence ATTTTGCAGTCGTTCACGGGCCGTAAACGCGTACGCAAGGATTTTGGTAGAATTACAGCTGCCACAGAGATGCCAAACCTGATCGAGGTACAAAAAACCTCCTATGACGCATTCCTGATGCAAGACGTTGCAACAGATGAGCGTGGTGATGAAGGCCTTCAGGCCGTTTTCAAATCAGTGTTTCCCATCAAAGATTTTGCAGACACTGCAAGTCTGGAGTTTGTTTCTTACGAGTTCGAACCTCCGAAATATGACGAAGAAGAATGCCAGCAGCGCAGCATGACTTTTGCCGCGCCACTGAAGGCAACTTTGCGTCTGATCGTATTTGAGGTAGATCCAGACACAGAAGCTAAGTCTGTTCTGGATATTAAAGAACAAAGTGTATACATGGGCGATATGCCGCTCATGACCGACAAAGGTACGTTCATCATTAACGGTACAGAGCGTGTTATCGTTTCTCAGATGCATCGTAGCCCAGGTGTGTTCTTTGATCATGACAAAGGGAAAACACACTCCAGCGGTAAGTTGTTGTTCGCAGCCCGTGTCATTCCGTATCGCGGCTCGTGGCTGGACTTTGAATTTGATGCCAAGGACGTAGTGCATGTACGTATTGACCGCCGCCGTAAAATGCCGGTTACAACACTGCTGCAAGCCTTGGATATGACCCATGAAGATATCCTGAATTTCTTCTATAACCGGGTGAACTATAAGCTGGACAAAAAAGGCTGGCGCACACCATTTAATGTGGATCGTGTTCGAGGAAGCCGTTTGCTGCGTGACCTGGTTGATGCAAAAACCGAAAAAGTTGTTGCTGAAGCCGGTACAAAAATTTCTCCGCGCCTTGGCAAGAAGCTTGTTGATGGTGGATTGGAAGAAATTCTTGTCAGCCATCATGATCTGATCGGCCGTTTCGCTGCAGAAGATATGATCAACCCAGAATCTGGCGAAATTTTCGTTGAAGCGGGCGATGAGCTGACCGAACAGTTGATTGACCAGTTGGAAGCAGCTGGTTTCGATGAGATTTCCACTCTGGATATCGACAACGTTAATGTTGGTCCTTACATCCGCAACACGTTGGCACTGGATAAAGCGTCTAGCCGTGAACAGGCGCTGATTGATATCTACCGTGTAATGCGTCCAGGTGAGCCGCCAACCGAAGAAACCGCAAGTGCACTTTTCGAAGGCTTGTTCTTTGACCCTGAGCGTTATGACCTTTCCGCGGTCGGCCGTGTGAAGATGAATATGCGTCTGGACCTTGATGTTGAAGATACGGTTCGTGTTCTTCGGAAAGATGACATTCTTGAAGTTGTCAAGACACTGGTGCGCCTGAAAGATGGTCACGGTGAAACTGACGATATCGATAACCTTGGTAACCGTCGTGTTCGCTCCGTTGGCGAACTGATGGAAAACCAGTATCGTATTGGTCTTCTTCGTATGGAGCGTGCCATTCGTGAGCGCATGAGTTCCGTCGAAATTGACACAGTAATGCCGCAAGATCTGATCAATGCAAAACCGGCTGCCGCTGCGGTTCGTGAATTCTTTGGCTCCAGCCAGTTGTCACAGTTTATGGACCAGACCAACCCACTGTCAGAGATTACCCATAAGCGCCGTCTTTCGGCGTTAGGCCCGGGTGGTTTGACACGTGAGCGTGCCGGCTTTGAGGTGCGTGACGTTCACCCAACTCACTATGGTCGAATTTGTCCAATTGAAACACCTGAGGGTCCGAACATTGGTTTGATCAACTCTCTGGCTACTTTCGCGCGTGTCAACAAATATGGCTTTATCGAAAGCCCATATCAGAAAGTTGATAACGGTAAGCTGACAGGTGAAGTAAAGTATCTCTCTGCTATGGAAGAGAGCAAACACACTATCTCACAAGCAAATGCTGCTCTGGATGACAAGGGAAGTTTCACAGAAGACTTCGTTCGTTGTCGTTCGCAGGGTGAATATGTTGTCGCGAAACCGGATGATGTGACTTACATCGACGTGTCTCCAAAACAGTTGGTATCTGTAGGTGCGTCCCTCATTCCGTTCCTTGAAAACGATGATGCGAACCGTGCTTTGATGGGATCAAACATGCAGCGTCAGGCTGTACCTCTTCTGAAAGCCGAAGCTCCATTTGTGGGTACAGGTATGGAAGAGCGTGTGGCACGCGACTCTGGTGTAGCAACTGTTGCCAAACGTGGTGGTATCGTTGATCAGGTGGATGCGACTCGTATCGTTATCCGCGCTGATGAAGGCGATCTGTCCAAGTCTGGCGTGGATATCTACAACCTTCTGAAATTCCAGCGTTCGAACCAGAACACTTGTATCAACCAGCGTCCTCTTGTGAAAGTGGGTGACCGTATTGAAGCTGGCGACATCATTTGTGATGGTCCGTCAACGGATCTCGGTGAGTTGGCTCTTGGTCGGAACGTGCTGGTGGCCTTTATGCCTTGGAACGGTTACAACTTCGAGGACTCGATCCTCATCTCTGAACGGATCGTGAAAGACGATGTCTTTACATCTATCCATATTGAAGAGTTTGAAGTTGCTGCTCGTGACACGAAACTTGGTCCGGAAGAGATCACACGTGACATTCCAAATGTCGGTGAAGATGCACTTGGTAACCTCGACGAAGCCGGTATTGTTTATGTAGGTGCTGAAATTCAGCCTGGCGATATCCTCGTTGGTAAAATCACACCAAAGGGTGAAAGCCCAATGACACCGGAAGAGAAACTTCTGCGTGCCATTTTTGGTGAGAAAGCGTCAGATGTTCGTGATACATCCCTGCGTCTGCCGCCGGGTGTTGCAGGTACAGTTGTTGAAGTTCGTGTCTTTAACCGTCATGGTGTTGAAAAAGACGAACGTGCTTTGGCGATTGAACGTGACGAAATTGAGCATCTTGCAAAAGACCGTGACGACGAAAGTGCCATTCTGGAGCGTACCATTTACGACCGCCTGAAAAACCTGTTGGTTGGACAGAAAGTTGTTTCCGGACCATCTGAATTTAGCGCCGGTGAAGTCATCGACTCTGCGAAACTTCTGGAACTACACCGCGGTGTTTGGTGGCAGCTAAGTGTCGAAGACGATACGATGATGCTTAACATTGAAGCGTTGAAGAGGCAGTATGATGAAGCGATCGGTCGTTTGAGCGCCCGTTTCAACAATAAAGTTGATAAACTGCAGCGTGGAGATGAACTGCCACCTGGGGTTATGAAAATGGTGAAAGTCTTTGTTGCCGTGAAGCGTAAGCTTCAGCCTGGTGACAAGATGGCCGGCCGTCATGGTAACAAGGGTGTTATCTCTCGCATTCTGCCTGAAGAAGACATGCCTTACCTAGAAGATGGTAAACCAGTTGATATCGTGTTGAACCCACTTGGTGTGCCATCACGTATGAACGTTGGTCAGATCCTTGAGACGCACCTTGGTTGGGCAAGTCATGGCATTGGCGTTCAAATCAATGAAATGATGAACAAACTGAACCGTGGTGAAGACGAACTTGATGCGCTGAAAGCCAAACTTCGCGAAGTTTACGGCGATGAAGAGTATGAAGAAAAAATGTCTGACATGGACCGTGACCAGCTGATGGAACTTGGGGACAACCTCAGAAACGGTGTCACTTTTGCAACGCCAGTATTTGATGGTGCAAAAGAAGAAGACATCAACCGTCTTCTCGAAGTTGGCGGGCTGGATACTTCCGGTCAGGTTACTCTGATTGATGGTCGTACAGGTGAGCCATTTGACCGTAAGGTTACTGTTGGTTACATCTACATGTTGAAACTGCACCACCTTGTCGATGACAAGATCCACGCGCGTTCCATTGGCCCATACAGCCTTGTTACGCAGCAGCCACTGGGCGGTAAAGCTCAGTTCGGTGGACAGCGCTTCGGTGAGATGGAGGTATGGGCACTTCAGGCTTATGGTGCTGCTTATACTTTGCAGGAAATGCTGACAGTGAAATCTGACGATGTCGCTGGCCGTACTAAAGTATATGAAGCCATTGTACGTGGTGACGATGCTTTCGAGGCTGGCATCCCAGAGAGCTTCAACGTTCTGGTCAAAGAGATGCGTTCTCTATGTCTGAACGTGGAACTATCGCAGATCGGATATTGA
- the rpoC gene encoding DNA-directed RNA polymerase subunit beta' — protein sequence MNDLMNLFGQPQGTQAFDEIKISIASPERIRSWSYGEIKKPETINYRTFKPEKDGLFCARIFGPIKDYECLCGKYKRMKYRGITCEKCGVEVTLTKVRRERMAHIELASPVAHIWFLKSLPSRIGLLLDMTLKDLERVLYFENYIVIEPGLSPLKQFQLLSEEEFLDAQDEYGEDAFTAGIGAEAIRDILGALDLEAIQEEIREEMRTTTSEAKPKKLAKRLKLVEAFIDSGNRPEWMVLQVIPVIPPELRPLVPLDGGRFATSDLNDLYRRVINRNNRLKRLIELRAPDIIVRNEKRMLQESVDALFDNGRRGRVITGANKRPLKSLSDMLKGKQGRFRQNLLGKRVDYSGRSVIVVGPELKLHQCGLPKKMALELFKPFIYSKLELKGMATTVKMAKKLVEKERPEVWDILDEVIREHPVLLNRAPTLHRLGIQAFEPVLIEGKAIQLHPLVCTAFNADFDGDQMAVHVPLSLEAQLEARVLMMSTNNILSPANGKPIIVPSQDIVLGIYYLTLDKDNEPGEGMVISDVAEALHAIDNNVLTLHTKVKTRIRHITEDGTEEMRVVTTTPGRMLIEEILPRNSKVNFDLINRLLTKKEITGVIDEVYRHCGQKETVIFADRLMGLGFAHACRAGISFGKDDMQVPETKDKLVEETRLLAEEYERQYYDGLITQGEKYNKVIDAWSQCTDRVADEMMNVIETVHKDENGRDKAVNSVYMMAHSGARGSAQQMKQLAGMRGLMAKPSGEIIETPIISNFKEGLSVLEYFNSTHGARKGLADTALKTANSGYLTRRLVDVAQDCVVVEVDCGTKRGVTVREIVEGSDVISPLGERLLGRTAVNDVVDPANGEVIVAAGDMFDEITSQLAEDRGVEQVLIRSVLTCETKGGICGACYGRDLARGTPVNIGEAVGVIAAQSIGEPGTQLTMRTFHIGGAASAGEVSSIEASHDATIKIDNRNVVKNSKGHLIVMGRNSELVLVDENNRERARHRLTYGTALMIDDGDKVAKGDKLAQWDPFTTPVITELEGVVNYKDLVSGTSIVEQVDEATGITRKIVVDWKAQPKGSDLRPRITLRDEAGELLTLASGHEARYFLPVDAILSVEDGVKVQAGDVLARIPREGSKTKDITGGLPRVAELFEARRPKDHAIIAEADGYVEFGKDYKSKRRVTIRPENADLEPVEYLIPKGKHLAVNEGDYVRVGDYLLDGNPAPHDILKVLGVEALANFLINEIQDVYRLQGVKINDKHIEVISRQMLQKIEIERAGESTFLLGEHVDREEFEAENEKLEAKGMAPAEGSPILLGITKASLQTNSFISAASFQETTRVLTEAAVAGKKDTLTGLKENVIVGRLIPAGTGSQMNQMKRIAAERDRQLQDASEFPVEMIGGEEGVAPASE from the coding sequence ATGAATGACTTGATGAACTTATTCGGTCAGCCGCAGGGCACTCAGGCATTTGACGAGATTAAAATCTCTATTGCTTCACCAGAGCGTATTCGCTCCTGGTCATACGGGGAAATCAAAAAGCCCGAAACCATTAACTACCGTACGTTCAAGCCGGAAAAAGACGGCCTGTTCTGCGCTCGTATCTTTGGCCCGATCAAAGATTACGAATGCCTTTGTGGTAAGTATAAGCGTATGAAATATCGCGGCATCACATGTGAAAAATGTGGTGTTGAGGTTACTTTGACAAAAGTGCGCCGTGAGCGTATGGCTCATATTGAGCTGGCGTCACCAGTTGCGCACATCTGGTTCCTGAAATCTCTTCCTTCCCGTATCGGTTTACTGCTCGATATGACGTTGAAGGATCTGGAGCGGGTTCTGTATTTCGAAAACTACATCGTGATCGAGCCAGGCCTATCTCCTTTGAAACAGTTCCAGCTTCTTTCTGAAGAAGAATTTTTAGATGCACAGGACGAGTATGGTGAAGACGCTTTCACCGCCGGTATCGGTGCTGAAGCGATCCGTGATATTCTCGGTGCGTTGGATTTGGAAGCTATTCAGGAAGAAATCCGCGAAGAAATGCGTACAACAACTTCAGAAGCCAAGCCAAAGAAACTGGCGAAGCGTCTTAAGCTGGTTGAAGCATTTATTGATTCCGGCAACCGTCCTGAGTGGATGGTTCTGCAAGTTATCCCGGTTATCCCACCTGAACTTCGTCCACTGGTTCCACTCGATGGTGGTCGTTTCGCGACGTCAGACCTGAACGATCTGTACCGCCGTGTGATCAACCGTAACAACCGCCTTAAGCGTCTGATTGAACTTCGTGCACCCGACATCATTGTCCGTAACGAAAAGCGTATGCTGCAGGAATCTGTGGACGCTCTCTTCGATAACGGTCGTCGCGGTCGTGTTATTACGGGTGCCAACAAACGTCCTCTGAAATCTCTTTCAGATATGCTGAAAGGTAAGCAAGGTCGTTTCCGTCAGAACCTTCTCGGTAAACGTGTTGACTATTCCGGTCGTTCCGTAATTGTTGTTGGACCAGAATTGAAACTACATCAATGTGGCCTGCCGAAGAAAATGGCGCTAGAGCTGTTTAAGCCGTTCATCTATTCCAAGCTGGAACTGAAGGGCATGGCAACAACAGTAAAGATGGCGAAGAAACTGGTTGAGAAGGAACGCCCAGAAGTTTGGGATATTCTTGACGAAGTTATTCGTGAGCATCCGGTTCTCCTGAACCGTGCGCCAACTCTCCACCGCCTTGGCATTCAGGCATTTGAGCCGGTACTTATCGAAGGTAAAGCCATTCAGCTTCACCCTCTGGTATGTACTGCGTTTAACGCTGACTTTGACGGTGACCAAATGGCGGTTCACGTGCCATTGTCTCTGGAAGCGCAGCTTGAAGCTCGCGTCCTGATGATGTCCACAAACAACATCCTCAGCCCTGCGAACGGTAAGCCTATTATTGTTCCTTCTCAGGATATTGTTCTGGGTATCTATTACCTGACATTGGATAAAGATAACGAGCCTGGTGAAGGCATGGTTATTTCCGATGTTGCCGAAGCGCTTCACGCGATCGACAACAACGTGCTTACATTGCATACAAAAGTTAAAACACGCATTCGCCATATCACCGAAGATGGCACAGAAGAAATGCGCGTTGTGACAACGACACCTGGCCGTATGTTGATTGAGGAAATTCTACCAAGAAATTCCAAAGTGAACTTCGACCTGATTAACCGTCTTTTGACGAAGAAGGAAATCACAGGCGTGATCGACGAAGTCTATCGTCACTGTGGTCAGAAAGAGACTGTTATCTTCGCCGACCGTCTGATGGGTCTAGGTTTCGCCCATGCGTGCCGTGCTGGTATCTCCTTCGGTAAGGACGATATGCAGGTTCCAGAAACCAAAGACAAACTGGTTGAGGAAACACGCTTGCTCGCAGAAGAGTATGAACGTCAATATTATGACGGTCTGATCACCCAGGGTGAAAAGTACAACAAAGTGATCGATGCTTGGTCACAATGTACAGATCGCGTTGCGGATGAGATGATGAACGTGATTGAAACTGTTCATAAAGACGAAAACGGGCGTGATAAAGCGGTGAACTCCGTGTATATGATGGCCCACTCTGGTGCTCGTGGTTCTGCGCAGCAGATGAAACAGCTCGCTGGTATGCGTGGTCTGATGGCGAAACCTTCCGGTGAGATTATTGAAACACCAATTATCTCCAACTTTAAAGAAGGTCTGTCCGTTCTTGAGTACTTTAACTCTACGCACGGTGCCCGTAAGGGGCTAGCGGATACAGCTCTGAAAACAGCGAACTCCGGTTACCTGACACGTCGTCTTGTTGACGTTGCTCAGGACTGTGTTGTTGTTGAAGTGGACTGCGGTACTAAGCGTGGTGTAACTGTCCGCGAGATTGTTGAAGGCAGTGATGTTATCTCTCCATTGGGTGAACGTCTTCTTGGCCGTACAGCCGTGAATGATGTGGTTGACCCAGCTAATGGTGAAGTCATTGTTGCAGCCGGCGATATGTTCGACGAGATTACATCTCAACTTGCTGAAGATCGTGGTGTTGAACAGGTTCTGATCCGCTCGGTTCTGACTTGTGAAACGAAGGGTGGCATCTGTGGTGCGTGTTATGGTCGTGACCTTGCTCGCGGAACGCCGGTGAATATTGGCGAAGCAGTAGGTGTTATTGCTGCTCAGTCAATTGGTGAGCCTGGTACACAGCTAACTATGCGTACCTTCCACATTGGTGGTGCTGCAAGTGCAGGTGAGGTTTCCTCCATTGAAGCGTCTCATGATGCAACCATTAAGATCGACAACCGGAACGTTGTTAAGAACAGTAAAGGCCACTTGATTGTGATGGGTCGTAACTCAGAACTGGTTCTGGTTGACGAAAACAATCGTGAGCGTGCGCGTCACCGTTTGACTTACGGTACGGCTTTGATGATCGATGATGGTGACAAAGTTGCCAAGGGCGACAAGTTGGCACAGTGGGATCCATTTACAACTCCAGTGATCACGGAACTCGAAGGTGTCGTGAACTACAAAGACCTGGTGAGCGGTACATCCATTGTTGAACAGGTTGACGAAGCAACAGGTATCACTCGTAAGATCGTCGTAGACTGGAAAGCTCAGCCAAAAGGCAGTGATCTGCGTCCACGTATTACTTTGCGTGACGAAGCAGGCGAGTTGCTTACTCTGGCAAGTGGCCACGAAGCGCGCTACTTCCTGCCTGTTGATGCGATCCTGTCTGTTGAAGATGGTGTCAAAGTTCAGGCTGGTGACGTTCTGGCGCGTATCCCTCGTGAAGGTTCAAAAACGAAGGATATTACCGGTGGTCTGCCGCGTGTGGCTGAACTGTTTGAAGCACGTCGTCCTAAGGATCACGCAATTATCGCCGAAGCTGATGGTTATGTTGAGTTTGGTAAAGACTACAAATCCAAACGTCGCGTCACTATTCGTCCGGAAAATGCAGATCTGGAGCCAGTGGAATATCTCATTCCAAAAGGTAAGCACCTTGCTGTGAATGAAGGTGACTATGTTCGTGTTGGTGATTACCTCCTCGATGGTAACCCTGCGCCACATGATATTCTGAAAGTACTGGGTGTCGAAGCTCTGGCGAACTTCCTGATCAACGAAATTCAGGATGTTTACCGTCTGCAGGGTGTGAAGATCAATGACAAGCACATTGAAGTGATCTCCCGTCAGATGCTCCAGAAAATCGAGATCGAGAGAGCTGGTGAGTCTACATTCCTGCTCGGTGAGCATGTGGATCGTGAAGAGTTCGAAGCTGAAAATGAAAAACTGGAAGCAAAAGGAATGGCACCTGCTGAAGGCAGCCCAATCCTGCTTGGTATTACCAAAGCGAGCTTGCAGACCAACTCCTTCATTTCCGCTGCGTCCTTCCAGGAAACAACACGCGTTTTGACGGAAGCTGCTGTGGCAGGTAAGAAAGATACGCTGACCGGTCTGAAAGAGAATGTGATCGTGGGTCGTTTGATCCCAGCGGGCACGGGCTCTCAGATGAACCAGATGAAACGAATTGCTGCGGAACGTGATCGTCAATTACAGGATGCGTCAGAATTTCCTGTAGAAATGATTGGCGGTGAAGAGGGTGTTGCCCCTGCCAGTGAATAA